A portion of the Gossypium arboreum isolate Shixiya-1 chromosome 8, ASM2569848v2, whole genome shotgun sequence genome contains these proteins:
- the LOC108460084 gene encoding monothiol glutaredoxin-S6, whose amino-acid sequence MEVITRMVADRPVVIFSRSTCCMSYTIKTLISGFGANPTIYELDEIQNGQQVERELHKMGCKPSVPVVFIGQQLIGGPNQVMTLQVKNQLAPLLKRAGAIWI is encoded by the coding sequence ATGGAAGTGATTACAAGGATGGTTGCAGACAGGCCGGTGGTGATCTTTAGCAGGAGCACTTGTTGCATGAGCTATACCATCAAGACTCTCATAAGTGGGTTCGGAGCAAACCCAACGATTTATGAGCTCGACGAGATTCAGAATGGCCAACAAGTGGAAAGGGAGCTGCATAAAATGGGGTGCAAGCCCAGTGTTCCAGTTGTATTCATAGGGCAGCAGCTCATTGGAGGTCCTAATCAAGTCATGACCCTCCAAGTCAAGAACCAGCTTGCCCCATTGCTCAAACGTGCTGGAGCAATATGGATTTGA